From Balaenoptera acutorostrata chromosome 8, mBalAcu1.1, whole genome shotgun sequence, the proteins below share one genomic window:
- the TMEM37 gene encoding voltage-dependent calcium channel gamma-like subunit isoform X2, with protein sequence MTALGVQAQKLLAQRRPRRSFSDPSIRALIILCASLAVVLSSLSICDGHWLLADDRLFGLWHFCTTSNQAELHCLRDLRQAHVPGLASGMAVARSVATLAVVVAIFGLELLMVSQVSEDPRSWHRWAVGSALFLLAFILSFGGLLSFLTLLRNQVTLMGLTRTFWSEFTASFLFFLSAVSGLHVNSISRTDSVTHPWGLPAEF encoded by the exons ATGACAGCCCTCGGCGTGCAG GCCCAGAAGTTGCTGGCCCAAAGGAGGCCCCGCCGGTCCTTCTCTGACCCCTCCATCCGGGCGCTCATTATCTTGTGCGCCTCCCTGGCAGtggtcctctcctccctctccatctGCGATGGCCACTGGCTCCTGGCCGACGACCGCCTCTTCGGGCTGTGGCACTTCTGCACCACCTCCAACCAGGCTGAGCTGCACTGCCTCCGAGACCTGAGGCAGGCCCATGTGCCCGGGCTAGCCTCGGGCATGGCTGTGGCCCGCAGCGTGGCCACCTTGGCCGTGGTGGTCGCCATCTTTGGCCTGGAGCTCCTCATGGTGTCCCAGGTGTCCGAGGACCCCCGCTCGTGGCACAGGTGGGCTGTGGGCTCCGCCCTCTTCCTCCTCGCGTTCATCCTCTCCTTCGGGGGCCTCCTGAGCTTCCTGACCCTCCTCAGGAACCAGGTCACGCTCATGGGCCTCACGCGGACGTTCTGGAGCGAGTTCAcggcctccttcctcttcttcctgagcGCCGTCAGCGGCCTCCACGTCAACAGCATCAGCCGTACTGACAGCGTCACGCACCCCTGGGGCCTGCCTGCAGAATTTTAG
- the TMEM37 gene encoding voltage-dependent calcium channel gamma-like subunit isoform X1 yields the protein MPSCPPEEDFRPWITASSQRCWQPGCGAVAQKLLAQRRPRRSFSDPSIRALIILCASLAVVLSSLSICDGHWLLADDRLFGLWHFCTTSNQAELHCLRDLRQAHVPGLASGMAVARSVATLAVVVAIFGLELLMVSQVSEDPRSWHRWAVGSALFLLAFILSFGGLLSFLTLLRNQVTLMGLTRTFWSEFTASFLFFLSAVSGLHVNSISRTDSVTHPWGLPAEF from the exons ATGCCCAGCTGCCCTCCGGAAGAGGATTTCAGGCCCTGGATCACTGCAAGTTCACAGAGGTGCTGGCAGCCGGGGTGTGGGGCAGTG GCCCAGAAGTTGCTGGCCCAAAGGAGGCCCCGCCGGTCCTTCTCTGACCCCTCCATCCGGGCGCTCATTATCTTGTGCGCCTCCCTGGCAGtggtcctctcctccctctccatctGCGATGGCCACTGGCTCCTGGCCGACGACCGCCTCTTCGGGCTGTGGCACTTCTGCACCACCTCCAACCAGGCTGAGCTGCACTGCCTCCGAGACCTGAGGCAGGCCCATGTGCCCGGGCTAGCCTCGGGCATGGCTGTGGCCCGCAGCGTGGCCACCTTGGCCGTGGTGGTCGCCATCTTTGGCCTGGAGCTCCTCATGGTGTCCCAGGTGTCCGAGGACCCCCGCTCGTGGCACAGGTGGGCTGTGGGCTCCGCCCTCTTCCTCCTCGCGTTCATCCTCTCCTTCGGGGGCCTCCTGAGCTTCCTGACCCTCCTCAGGAACCAGGTCACGCTCATGGGCCTCACGCGGACGTTCTGGAGCGAGTTCAcggcctccttcctcttcttcctgagcGCCGTCAGCGGCCTCCACGTCAACAGCATCAGCCGTACTGACAGCGTCACGCACCCCTGGGGCCTGCCTGCAGAATTTTAG
- the TMEM37 gene encoding voltage-dependent calcium channel gamma-like subunit isoform X3 has translation MPSCPPEEDFRPWITASSQRCWQPGCGAVAQKLLAQRRPRRSFSDPSIRALIILCASLAVVLSSLSICDGHWLLADDRLFGLWHFCTTSNQAELHCLRDLRQAHVPGLASGMAVARSVATLAVVVAIFGLELLMVSQVSEDPRSWHRNQVTLMGLTRTFWSEFTASFLFFLSAVSGLHVNSISRTDSVTHPWGLPAEF, from the exons ATGCCCAGCTGCCCTCCGGAAGAGGATTTCAGGCCCTGGATCACTGCAAGTTCACAGAGGTGCTGGCAGCCGGGGTGTGGGGCAGTG GCCCAGAAGTTGCTGGCCCAAAGGAGGCCCCGCCGGTCCTTCTCTGACCCCTCCATCCGGGCGCTCATTATCTTGTGCGCCTCCCTGGCAGtggtcctctcctccctctccatctGCGATGGCCACTGGCTCCTGGCCGACGACCGCCTCTTCGGGCTGTGGCACTTCTGCACCACCTCCAACCAGGCTGAGCTGCACTGCCTCCGAGACCTGAGGCAGGCCCATGTGCCCGGGCTAGCCTCGGGCATGGCTGTGGCCCGCAGCGTGGCCACCTTGGCCGTGGTGGTCGCCATCTTTGGCCTGGAGCTCCTCATGGTGTCCCAGGTGTCCGAGGACCCCCGCTCGTGGCACAG GAACCAGGTCACGCTCATGGGCCTCACGCGGACGTTCTGGAGCGAGTTCAcggcctccttcctcttcttcctgagcGCCGTCAGCGGCCTCCACGTCAACAGCATCAGCCGTACTGACAGCGTCACGCACCCCTGGGGCCTGCCTGCAGAATTTTAG
- the TMEM37 gene encoding voltage-dependent calcium channel gamma-like subunit isoform X4 — MAQKLLAQRRPRRSFSDPSIRALIILCASLAVVLSSLSICDGHWLLADDRLFGLWHFCTTSNQAELHCLRDLRQAHVPGLASGMAVARSVATLAVVVAIFGLELLMVSQVSEDPRSWHRWAVGSALFLLAFILSFGGLLSFLTLLRNQVTLMGLTRTFWSEFTASFLFFLSAVSGLHVNSISRTDSVTHPWGLPAEF; from the exons ATG GCCCAGAAGTTGCTGGCCCAAAGGAGGCCCCGCCGGTCCTTCTCTGACCCCTCCATCCGGGCGCTCATTATCTTGTGCGCCTCCCTGGCAGtggtcctctcctccctctccatctGCGATGGCCACTGGCTCCTGGCCGACGACCGCCTCTTCGGGCTGTGGCACTTCTGCACCACCTCCAACCAGGCTGAGCTGCACTGCCTCCGAGACCTGAGGCAGGCCCATGTGCCCGGGCTAGCCTCGGGCATGGCTGTGGCCCGCAGCGTGGCCACCTTGGCCGTGGTGGTCGCCATCTTTGGCCTGGAGCTCCTCATGGTGTCCCAGGTGTCCGAGGACCCCCGCTCGTGGCACAGGTGGGCTGTGGGCTCCGCCCTCTTCCTCCTCGCGTTCATCCTCTCCTTCGGGGGCCTCCTGAGCTTCCTGACCCTCCTCAGGAACCAGGTCACGCTCATGGGCCTCACGCGGACGTTCTGGAGCGAGTTCAcggcctccttcctcttcttcctgagcGCCGTCAGCGGCCTCCACGTCAACAGCATCAGCCGTACTGACAGCGTCACGCACCCCTGGGGCCTGCCTGCAGAATTTTAG
- the TMEM37 gene encoding voltage-dependent calcium channel gamma-like subunit isoform X5, giving the protein MAVARSVATLAVVVAIFGLELLMVSQVSEDPRSWHRWAVGSALFLLAFILSFGGLLSFLTLLRNQVTLMGLTRTFWSEFTASFLFFLSAVSGLHVNSISRTDSVTHPWGLPAEF; this is encoded by the coding sequence ATGGCTGTGGCCCGCAGCGTGGCCACCTTGGCCGTGGTGGTCGCCATCTTTGGCCTGGAGCTCCTCATGGTGTCCCAGGTGTCCGAGGACCCCCGCTCGTGGCACAGGTGGGCTGTGGGCTCCGCCCTCTTCCTCCTCGCGTTCATCCTCTCCTTCGGGGGCCTCCTGAGCTTCCTGACCCTCCTCAGGAACCAGGTCACGCTCATGGGCCTCACGCGGACGTTCTGGAGCGAGTTCAcggcctccttcctcttcttcctgagcGCCGTCAGCGGCCTCCACGTCAACAGCATCAGCCGTACTGACAGCGTCACGCACCCCTGGGGCCTGCCTGCAGAATTTTAG